In Deltaproteobacteria bacterium, a single genomic region encodes these proteins:
- a CDS encoding SDR family oxidoreductase, which produces MKPGIAWITGASSGIGRELARQLAGQGWRLALIARRKQRLDALAAELAARHGTQSEVIAADLLAPGDLERVAERIAAAPPDLLVNNAGFGTAGALAQLDAARELDEVRTLVLAVVRLTRAALPGMLARGSGAIVNVSSLAGEAPGPYNATYSASKAFVTSFNGAVYEETRGSGVRVMALLPGFTATEFQEVAGVSRDAIPPAARLSAEFVVAEALRDLERGAARSIPGAAYKLAARAEGVLPRALIRRIVGEVWRRAQR; this is translated from the coding sequence ATGAAGCCGGGCATTGCGTGGATCACGGGCGCCTCCTCCGGCATCGGGCGCGAGCTCGCGCGGCAGCTGGCCGGGCAGGGCTGGCGGCTCGCACTGATCGCGCGGCGCAAGCAGCGACTCGATGCGCTCGCCGCGGAGCTCGCGGCGCGGCACGGGACGCAGTCGGAGGTGATCGCGGCAGACCTGCTCGCGCCGGGCGATCTCGAGCGCGTGGCCGAGCGCATCGCCGCGGCGCCGCCGGACCTGCTCGTGAACAACGCCGGCTTCGGCACCGCGGGCGCGCTCGCGCAGCTCGACGCCGCGCGTGAGCTCGACGAGGTGCGCACTCTCGTGCTCGCGGTCGTGCGCCTCACGCGCGCGGCGCTGCCCGGCATGCTCGCCCGCGGCAGCGGCGCGATCGTGAACGTGTCCTCGCTCGCGGGCGAAGCGCCCGGCCCCTACAACGCGACCTACTCCGCGAGCAAAGCGTTCGTCACGAGCTTCAACGGGGCCGTCTACGAAGAGACGCGCGGTAGCGGCGTGCGCGTGATGGCGCTGCTGCCAGGCTTCACCGCGACCGAGTTCCAGGAAGTCGCGGGCGTCAGCCGCGACGCGATCCCGCCCGCCGCGCGCCTCAGCGCCGAGTTCGTGGTGGCCGAGGCGCTGCGCGATCTCGAGCGCGGCGCCGCGCGCTCTATTCCAGGCGCCGCATACAAGCTCGCCGCACGCGCCGAGGGCGTCCTCCCGCGCGCCCTGATCCGCCGCATCGTGGGCGAGGTCTGGCGCCGCGCGCAGCGCTGA
- a CDS encoding TetR/AcrR family transcriptional regulator, which yields MSVSTPSRPIVDLSAHRARRDPVRTRERLIAAGTDLFAQHGLHEVTSAGVARHAGVATGTFYLHFPDKLALFRTIVFDGLAELRARQDAAGAQQPRGTAEELRARLATFLEFAEEKRALMRVLFARSAEAAGIADEIVAALAPGVERRYVALRAAGRLPAGVSPAVAAQARAAAVVRIAAWWTEDPARATRREVIDTLVALDPAAFAPSVTP from the coding sequence ATGTCAGTCTCGACTCCGTCACGCCCGATCGTCGATCTCAGCGCCCACCGCGCTCGCCGCGATCCCGTGCGCACGCGCGAGCGCCTGATCGCAGCCGGCACCGACCTCTTCGCGCAGCACGGGCTGCACGAGGTCACGAGCGCAGGGGTCGCACGCCACGCGGGCGTTGCGACCGGCACGTTCTACCTGCACTTCCCCGACAAGCTCGCGCTGTTCCGCACGATCGTGTTCGACGGGCTCGCCGAGCTGCGAGCGCGGCAGGACGCCGCCGGCGCGCAGCAGCCGCGCGGCACGGCCGAGGAGCTGCGTGCGCGCCTCGCCACGTTCCTCGAGTTCGCGGAGGAGAAGCGCGCGCTGATGCGCGTGCTGTTCGCGCGCAGCGCCGAGGCGGCGGGCATCGCGGACGAGATCGTGGCAGCGCTCGCGCCGGGCGTGGAGCGCAGATACGTGGCGCTCCGCGCTGCCGGGCGTCTGCCCGCGGGCGTGAGCCCGGCGGTCGCCGCGCAGGCGCGCGCCGCCGCAGTCGTGCGCATCGCGGCATGGTGGACCGAAGACCCCGCGCGCGCCACGCGCCGCGAAGTGATCGACACGCTCGTCGCCCTCGACCCCGCCGCGTTCGCGCCGAGCGTCACTCCCTAA
- a CDS encoding ferritin-like domain-containing protein produces MPHITHDAAYNTVDRDDFLAMIEPARYGTRCDAFDDIISATRDHHWDPTDPVYIDFDADAFDVKTQLIMPREFTVELQCAVKDRLDEGQQIRLANESTRFSLSSILHGEQGALSLSASLTHILRDPGAQEYATNQAREEARHVAGFSRYVAKRFGTPLGCGSTLASLMNELVLAPEVYKKLVGMQMLIEGLAMGAFATFHSMTNDPVLRRLIQLTMSDEAFHHKFGKIWADRTISKLSEEEHIVVEDWAAKCFQTLLFNLINAEQKQAIYPQFGLEWQWVRGAVLEAFTDKDRRQAMTQSTNIFRVLIKTLLKAGIITERTRAVYAGWVDMNELQREGDEVIGHELAMQTVAELRDLNAQQAKVMSRALKERRAS; encoded by the coding sequence ATGCCCCACATCACGCACGACGCCGCCTACAACACCGTTGACCGCGACGACTTCCTCGCGATGATCGAGCCCGCGCGTTACGGCACGCGCTGCGACGCCTTCGACGACATCATCTCCGCGACGCGCGATCACCACTGGGATCCGACCGATCCCGTCTACATCGATTTCGACGCCGATGCGTTCGACGTGAAGACGCAGCTGATCATGCCGCGCGAGTTCACCGTCGAGCTGCAGTGCGCGGTGAAGGACCGCCTCGACGAGGGCCAGCAGATCCGCCTCGCGAACGAATCCACACGCTTCTCGCTCTCCTCGATCCTGCACGGCGAGCAGGGCGCGCTCTCGCTCTCGGCGAGCCTCACGCACATCCTGCGCGATCCGGGCGCACAGGAGTACGCCACCAACCAGGCGCGCGAAGAGGCGCGCCACGTCGCCGGCTTCTCGCGCTACGTCGCGAAGCGCTTCGGCACGCCGCTCGGCTGCGGCTCGACGCTCGCGAGCCTGATGAACGAGCTCGTGCTCGCGCCCGAGGTCTACAAGAAGCTCGTCGGCATGCAGATGCTGATCGAGGGCCTCGCGATGGGCGCCTTCGCGACGTTCCACTCGATGACGAACGATCCGGTGCTGCGCCGCCTGATCCAGCTCACCATGAGCGACGAGGCGTTCCATCACAAGTTCGGAAAGATCTGGGCGGATCGGACGATCTCGAAGCTCAGCGAGGAAGAGCACATCGTCGTCGAGGACTGGGCGGCGAAGTGCTTCCAGACCTTGCTCTTCAATCTCATCAACGCGGAGCAGAAGCAGGCGATCTACCCGCAGTTCGGGCTCGAGTGGCAGTGGGTGCGCGGCGCGGTACTCGAAGCGTTCACCGACAAGGATCGCCGCCAGGCGATGACGCAGAGCACGAACATCTTCCGCGTACTGATCAAGACCTTGCTGAAGGCCGGCATCATCACCGAGCGCACGCGCGCGGTGTACGCGGGCTGGGTCGACATGAACGAGCTGCAGCGTGAGGGCGACGAAGTGATCGGTCACGAGCTCGCGATGCAGACCGTCGCCGAGCTGCGCGACCTGAACGCGCAGCAAGCGAAGGTGATGAGCCGCGCGCTGAAGGAGCGCCGCGCGAGCTGA
- a CDS encoding TVP38/TMEM64 family protein, with protein sequence MSDAPPRGIPWAKLALGLLAVAALIVLGKYAGGRIEEFRVWIASLGAIGPIVFIAGYALGVVAFLPGAALTLAGGGIFGVVEGTAIVFTAAVLGSTLSFLIARYVARDFVAARIAGNAQFAAIDRAIGQQGRKIVFLLRLSPVFPFSLGNYALGLTRVSLGDYVLGAAGMLPGTFLYVYLGSLAGDVAAAAAGGGASAGKTALTAVGLLATIVVTVLVTRIARRALADASGSDLTAAAKE encoded by the coding sequence ATGAGCGATGCGCCGCCGCGCGGCATCCCGTGGGCGAAGCTCGCGCTCGGCCTGCTCGCGGTCGCGGCGCTGATCGTGCTCGGCAAGTACGCGGGCGGCCGCATCGAGGAGTTCCGCGTGTGGATCGCGAGCCTCGGCGCGATCGGGCCGATCGTGTTCATCGCGGGCTACGCGCTCGGCGTCGTCGCGTTCCTGCCCGGCGCAGCGCTCACGCTCGCGGGCGGCGGCATCTTCGGCGTCGTGGAGGGCACCGCGATCGTGTTCACGGCGGCGGTGCTCGGGTCGACACTCTCGTTCCTGATCGCGCGCTACGTCGCGCGCGACTTCGTGGCGGCGCGCATCGCGGGCAACGCGCAGTTCGCCGCGATCGACCGCGCGATCGGTCAGCAGGGCCGCAAGATCGTGTTCTTGTTACGGCTCTCGCCCGTCTTCCCGTTTTCGCTCGGCAACTACGCGCTCGGCCTCACGCGCGTGAGCCTCGGCGACTACGTGCTCGGCGCGGCGGGCATGCTGCCCGGCACGTTCCTCTACGTGTACCTCGGCAGCCTCGCGGGCGACGTCGCAGCTGCGGCGGCGGGCGGCGGCGCGAGCGCCGGCAAGACCGCGCTCACCGCGGTCGGCCTGCTCGCCACCATCGTCGTCACCGTGCTCGTGACGCGCATCGCACGGCGCGCCCTCGCCGACGCGAGCGGTTCCGACCTCACTGCCGCGGCCAAGGAGTAG
- a CDS encoding tannase/feruloyl esterase family alpha/beta hydrolase, whose product MARLWDAAIPARATVDTFETIGLRLGPTTRDDFVRLYMAPGGYHCRNGRGPSNFDALSALEAWSERGTRPDAIVASGGGMTRPLCPYPQRARLIDPNGSTTNASNFRCQ is encoded by the coding sequence GTGGCACGGCTGTGGGACGCCGCGATCCCCGCGCGCGCCACGGTCGACACGTTCGAGACGATCGGCCTGCGGCTCGGCCCCACGACGCGCGACGACTTCGTGCGCTTGTACATGGCGCCGGGCGGCTACCACTGCCGCAACGGCCGCGGCCCCTCGAACTTCGACGCCCTGAGCGCGCTCGAGGCGTGGAGTGAGCGGGGCACTCGGCCCGACGCAATCGTCGCATCGGGCGGCGGCATGACGCGTCCGCTGTGCCCCTACCCGCAGCGCGCGCGACTGATCGACCCGAACGGCAGCACGACGAACGCGAGCAACTTCCGCTGCCAATAG
- a CDS encoding zf-HC2 domain-containing protein: protein MTCREFTEFLMAYLDGELASDVRSAFESHMFGCQTCVNYLESYQATIQLGRVACAEDEPVPSDVPESLVQAILAARKLQ, encoded by the coding sequence ATGACCTGCCGCGAGTTCACCGAATTCCTGATGGCGTACCTCGACGGCGAGCTCGCGAGCGACGTCCGCAGCGCCTTCGAGTCGCACATGTTCGGCTGCCAGACGTGCGTTAACTATCTCGAGAGTTATCAGGCCACGATCCAGCTCGGGCGCGTCGCGTGCGCGGAGGACGAGCCGGTGCCGAGCGACGTCCCCGAGTCGCTCGTGCAGGCGATCCTCGCCGCGAGGAAGCTGCAGTAG
- a CDS encoding mercuric reductase, with protein sequence MPRPRSSPVSLRIAPFDQHNEHLVANVHPPTWQNPRTDGVYDLVVVGAGTAGLVTSLLASSLGAKTALIERHLMGGDCLNVGCVPSKAVIRAAHYVHEAREAAKLGLGGESSGLPDFAKAMERMREIRARISHEDSAKRYTEEFGVDVHLGDAEFTSRNTIAVGEQTLRFRRAVIASGARAAAPPIPGLADAGYLDNETVFRLTERPRRLAVIGAGPIGCELAQSFRRLGSEVTILEMSPQILTREDADAAAIVQNALARDGVDLWFEVKLERVEKRGAEKLVHVTDKAGRARVLAVDEILVGAGRAPNVTGMGLEVAGVDYDARLGVKVDDFLRTSNPHIYAAGDVCMAWKFTHAADAAAKIVVQNALFSFGPFGKQRLSRLVMPWCTYTAPEIAHVGMYERDAQAKGIAIDTYQVPITRANRAVTDGAEEGFVKVHVRKGTDEIVGATIVAAHAGDLITQYTLAITQGIGLGAFTRVIYPYPTQGEALKGVAGLYTRTRLTPFAKRALGAIVKLKRAV encoded by the coding sequence CTGCCGCGGCCAAGGAGTAGCCCCGTGTCCCTGCGCATCGCTCCCTTCGACCAGCACAACGAGCACCTCGTCGCGAACGTGCATCCGCCCACCTGGCAGAACCCGCGAACCGACGGCGTCTACGACCTGGTCGTGGTCGGCGCCGGAACGGCGGGGCTCGTGACCTCGCTGCTCGCATCCAGCCTCGGCGCGAAGACGGCGCTGATCGAGCGCCACCTGATGGGCGGCGACTGCCTGAACGTGGGCTGCGTGCCGTCGAAGGCGGTGATCCGCGCGGCGCATTACGTCCACGAAGCGCGCGAGGCGGCGAAGCTCGGGCTCGGCGGCGAGTCCTCAGGCTTGCCGGACTTCGCGAAGGCGATGGAGCGCATGCGCGAGATCCGCGCCCGCATCAGCCACGAGGACAGTGCGAAGCGGTACACGGAAGAGTTCGGCGTCGACGTGCACCTCGGCGACGCCGAGTTCACGAGCAGGAACACCATCGCGGTCGGCGAGCAGACGCTGCGCTTCCGGCGGGCCGTGATTGCGAGCGGCGCGCGCGCCGCGGCGCCGCCGATCCCGGGGCTCGCCGATGCGGGCTACCTCGACAACGAGACGGTCTTCAGGCTCACGGAGCGCCCGCGCCGGCTCGCCGTGATCGGCGCCGGGCCGATCGGCTGCGAGCTCGCGCAGTCGTTCCGGCGCCTCGGCAGCGAAGTCACGATCCTCGAGATGAGCCCGCAGATCCTGACGCGCGAGGACGCCGACGCCGCCGCGATCGTGCAAAACGCGCTCGCGCGCGACGGCGTCGACCTGTGGTTCGAGGTGAAGCTCGAACGCGTGGAGAAGCGCGGCGCCGAGAAGCTCGTGCACGTGACGGACAAGGCGGGCCGCGCGCGCGTGCTCGCCGTCGACGAGATCCTCGTGGGCGCGGGCCGCGCGCCGAACGTGACGGGCATGGGCCTCGAGGTCGCGGGCGTCGACTACGACGCGCGGCTCGGGGTGAAAGTCGACGACTTCCTGCGCACGTCGAACCCGCACATCTACGCCGCCGGCGACGTGTGCATGGCCTGGAAGTTCACCCACGCCGCCGACGCGGCCGCGAAGATCGTCGTGCAGAACGCGCTCTTCTCGTTCGGCCCGTTCGGCAAGCAGCGCCTCTCGCGGCTCGTGATGCCGTGGTGCACGTACACCGCGCCCGAGATCGCGCACGTCGGCATGTACGAGCGCGACGCGCAGGCGAAGGGCATCGCGATCGACACGTATCAGGTGCCGATCACGCGCGCGAACCGCGCCGTGACGGACGGCGCCGAGGAAGGCTTCGTGAAGGTGCACGTGCGCAAGGGCACGGACGAGATCGTGGGCGCCACGATCGTGGCCGCGCACGCGGGCGACCTCATCACGCAGTACACCCTCGCGATCACGCAAGGCATCGGCCTCGGCGCGTTCACGCGGGTGATCTACCCGTACCCGACGCAGGGCGAGGCACTGAAGGGCGTCGCGGGCCTCTACACGCGCACGCGGCTCACGCCGTTCGCGAAGCGCGCGCTCGGCGCGATCGTGAAGCTGAAGCGAGCGGTGTGA
- a CDS encoding sigma-70 family RNA polymerase sigma factor, with product MSGERAPFALPPEDAALVAELRAGSASAYERFVRENAPRVLGVARRMMRNDEDARDIVQDTFLSAFRHIGDFDGNSRLASWLHRIAVNAALMKLRSKRRRPEESIEELLPKFLADGNHEREPSPWALGGEAATASAEVRKAVRRAIDEMPDLYRDVVLLRDIEDLSTEEAARALGITIPALKTRLHRARLALRERLDDLLRELGGAP from the coding sequence GTGAGCGGCGAGCGCGCGCCGTTCGCGCTGCCGCCCGAGGACGCGGCGCTCGTTGCGGAGCTGCGCGCGGGCAGCGCGTCGGCCTACGAGCGCTTCGTGCGCGAGAACGCGCCGCGCGTGCTCGGCGTCGCGCGGCGCATGATGCGGAACGACGAGGACGCGCGGGACATCGTGCAGGACACGTTCCTCTCGGCGTTCCGCCACATCGGCGACTTCGACGGCAACTCGCGGCTCGCGAGCTGGCTGCACCGGATCGCGGTGAACGCGGCGCTGATGAAGCTGCGCTCGAAGCGGCGCCGCCCCGAGGAGTCGATCGAGGAGCTTCTGCCGAAGTTCCTCGCGGACGGAAACCACGAGCGCGAGCCGTCGCCGTGGGCGCTCGGCGGCGAGGCCGCGACCGCGAGCGCCGAGGTGCGCAAGGCGGTGCGCCGCGCGATCGACGAGATGCCCGATCTCTACCGCGATGTCGTGTTGTTACGGGACATCGAGGATCTCTCGACCGAGGAGGCCGCGCGCGCGCTCGGGATCACGATCCCGGCGCTGAAGACGCGCCTTCACCGCGCGCGTCTCGCGCTGCGCGAACGGCTCGACGATCTCTTGCGCGAGCTGGGAGGCGCCCCATGA
- the arsC gene encoding arsenate reductase (glutaredoxin) (This arsenate reductase requires both glutathione and glutaredoxin to convert arsenate to arsenite, after which the efflux transporter formed by ArsA and ArsB can extrude the arsenite from the cell, providing resistance.), with protein MLPFDDDALLLLHNPRCSKSREAAALLDARGARYETRLYLEAPLSRGELADLAQRLARPVRELVRTKEPAFAALGLIASAGDDALLDALAREPALLERPVLVRGKRAVIGRPPEAVLELLA; from the coding sequence ATGCTTCCCTTCGATGACGACGCGCTGCTGCTGCTCCACAACCCGCGCTGCTCGAAGAGCCGCGAGGCGGCAGCGCTGCTGGATGCGCGCGGGGCACGCTACGAGACGCGGCTCTACCTCGAGGCGCCGCTCTCGCGCGGCGAGCTTGCGGATCTCGCGCAGCGGCTCGCGCGCCCGGTGCGCGAGCTCGTGCGCACCAAGGAGCCGGCCTTCGCCGCGCTCGGGCTCATCGCAAGTGCTGGTGACGACGCGCTGCTGGACGCGCTCGCGCGCGAGCCCGCACTGCTCGAGCGGCCCGTGCTCGTGCGCGGCAAGCGCGCGGTGATCGGGCGTCCCCCCGAAGCGGTGCTGGAGCTGCTCGCGTGA
- the arsS gene encoding arsenosugar biosynthesis radical SAM protein ArsS (Some members of this family are selenoproteins.), whose product MTTPQLDFDRRLAEHGLPPLARAETTTLQVNVGLRCDLACHHCHVEAGPKRSEALGEELAARVLAVLAENPQLATLDLTGGAPELNPHFRALVRGARALGRRVIDRCNLTVLFEPGQEDTAAFLAEQRVEVVASLPCYTPGNVDARRGKNVYARSLDALRKLNALGYARGGGLVLALVYNPLGAFLPGPQQKLEADYRRELAALGIAFDRLLTITNMPIKRFARDLARSGKHAEYMALLVNHFNAETTPALMCRTTLSVAWDGALYDCDFNQALALPLRGPRTLFELGDVRELSGLRIATAAHCFGCTAGAGSSCGGALA is encoded by the coding sequence ATGACTACGCCACAACTCGACTTCGACCGCAGGCTCGCCGAGCACGGGCTGCCGCCGCTCGCGCGCGCGGAGACGACGACGCTGCAGGTGAACGTGGGCCTGCGCTGCGACCTCGCTTGCCACCACTGCCACGTCGAGGCTGGCCCGAAACGCAGCGAGGCGCTCGGCGAAGAGCTCGCCGCGCGCGTGCTCGCCGTGCTCGCGGAGAATCCGCAGCTCGCGACGCTCGACCTCACCGGCGGCGCACCGGAGCTGAATCCGCACTTCCGCGCGCTCGTGCGCGGTGCGCGCGCGCTCGGCCGCCGCGTGATCGATCGCTGCAACCTCACCGTGCTGTTCGAGCCAGGTCAGGAGGACACCGCGGCGTTCCTCGCCGAGCAGCGCGTCGAAGTGGTCGCGTCGCTCCCCTGCTACACGCCCGGCAACGTCGACGCGCGGCGCGGCAAGAACGTCTACGCGCGCAGCCTCGATGCGCTGCGCAAGCTGAACGCGCTCGGCTACGCGCGCGGCGGCGGTCTCGTGCTCGCGCTCGTGTACAACCCGCTCGGTGCGTTTCTGCCCGGTCCGCAGCAGAAGCTCGAAGCCGACTACCGCCGCGAGCTCGCCGCGCTCGGCATCGCGTTCGATCGCTTGCTCACGATCACGAACATGCCCATCAAGCGCTTCGCCCGCGATCTCGCGCGCAGCGGCAAGCACGCGGAGTACATGGCGCTGCTCGTGAATCACTTCAACGCGGAGACGACCCCCGCGTTGATGTGCCGCACCACGCTCTCCGTGGCATGGGACGGCGCGCTCTACGACTGCGACTTCAACCAAGCCCTCGCGCTGCCGCTGCGCGGTCCGCGCACGCTGTTCGAGCTGGGCGACGTGCGCGAGTTGTCAGGGCTGCGCATCGCCACGGCTGCGCACTGCTTCGGCTGCACCGCCGGCGCCGGCTCGAGCTGCGGCGGCGCGCTCGCGTGA